A part of Leptospira wolffii serovar Khorat str. Khorat-H2 genomic DNA contains:
- a CDS encoding glycosyltransferase family 4 protein: MSKKPLLFVSRKWPPAIGGMETYSLELHSALSREYDIELLVLPGKDDGRPPSLLSLAIFLIKVAVYCISKGRKYDLVIFTDIILTPAALLHRLVRKDANRITIVHGLDLVYSNRSGLLPFIYGYYLTFILKCQSVFSNIVANSESTRSIAEKAGFKNLSVVRPSLPKNGILSFSDQKPEPPKEYLGCKYPIFYFGRLIPRKGSLWFAENVLPKLPQGTLFFVSGGKSDQEYAKKLINCERVRYLGTLKSEEIVDYIRYSSLVVMPNIIIEGNQDKEGFGLVAIEASAIGCVLLASDLEGISDAVQDRITGHKVEPNNAKSWIEEIRKLLKMSKQAKEEWKKSSARKTKRIYSEEKILQEFRILLERDYTVSKSFPNGGRK; this comes from the coding sequence TTGTCGAAAAAACCTTTATTATTCGTTTCCAGAAAATGGCCTCCCGCAATAGGAGGAATGGAAACGTATTCCCTCGAGTTACATTCCGCTTTATCCAGAGAATACGATATCGAACTGCTTGTTCTACCGGGAAAGGACGACGGCAGACCTCCATCGCTTTTGTCATTGGCGATCTTTCTAATCAAAGTCGCCGTTTATTGCATATCCAAAGGGCGAAAATACGATCTTGTGATTTTCACGGATATCATATTAACTCCGGCGGCCCTACTACATCGACTCGTCCGTAAAGATGCGAATCGAATTACGATCGTTCACGGCTTGGACCTGGTGTATTCGAATCGAAGTGGGCTCCTCCCTTTCATATACGGATATTACTTAACGTTCATTCTAAAATGCCAAAGCGTATTTTCGAATATAGTCGCTAATTCCGAATCGACGAGATCCATCGCCGAAAAAGCCGGATTCAAGAATCTTTCCGTTGTGCGTCCTTCCTTACCGAAAAACGGTATACTCTCGTTCTCGGACCAAAAACCCGAACCACCCAAGGAATACTTAGGGTGCAAGTATCCTATTTTTTACTTCGGAAGACTAATCCCTAGAAAAGGATCCCTCTGGTTTGCCGAAAACGTTCTCCCAAAACTACCCCAAGGAACTCTCTTTTTTGTTTCCGGAGGTAAATCCGACCAAGAATATGCAAAAAAATTAATCAACTGCGAACGGGTGCGTTACCTTGGGACGCTCAAATCCGAAGAGATCGTAGATTATATCCGTTACAGCTCCTTAGTAGTAATGCCTAACATAATAATCGAAGGAAATCAGGATAAGGAGGGTTTCGGTTTGGTCGCCATAGAAGCCTCCGCAATAGGATGCGTTCTCCTTGCGAGCGATCTGGAAGGAATATCGGATGCCGTTCAGGATCGGATCACGGGTCACAAAGTGGAACCTAATAACGCAAAATCCTGGATTGAAGAAATACGAAAATTACTCAAAATGTCCAAACAAGCAAAGGAAGAATGGAAAAAATCTTCGGCTCGCAAGACTAAAAGAATTTACTCCGAAGAAAAAATACTCCAAGAATTTCGCATTCTCTTAGAAAGAGACTATACCGTGAGTAAGTCGTTTCCAAACGGAGGAAGAAAATGA
- a CDS encoding class I SAM-dependent methyltransferase: MTRSSERDLKPHAILDEISRNKKAIKIHKIVERFGLANKEKFLEIGTGSGFIAAYFTKIFREVNALDVKDQRQTRENIGFQTVEGTKLPFLDESFDLVVSNHVIEHVGTEEKQIEHLNEILRVLKKDGILYLAFPNRWRLIEPHYRLPLLSWFPQSISDFYVRISGKGEFYDCRPLSRSKAVALLSRSGFLAKEVTLTAISVYAEVEANHPLSKFAASLPVWCYFPIKAWISTLIFVCRKGLK; encoded by the coding sequence ATGACTCGTTCTTCCGAAAGAGATTTAAAACCCCATGCAATCCTAGACGAGATTTCTAGAAACAAAAAAGCGATAAAAATCCATAAGATCGTAGAAAGATTCGGATTAGCCAATAAGGAAAAATTTCTAGAAATAGGAACCGGCTCCGGATTTATCGCGGCATATTTCACTAAGATCTTCCGAGAAGTGAACGCTTTGGATGTGAAAGACCAAAGACAGACGCGGGAAAATATAGGTTTCCAAACCGTAGAAGGCACAAAGCTTCCATTCCTAGACGAAAGTTTCGATTTAGTCGTCTCGAACCATGTCATCGAACATGTAGGAACCGAAGAAAAACAGATAGAACATCTGAATGAGATTCTAAGAGTTTTAAAAAAAGACGGCATACTATACTTAGCCTTTCCGAATCGTTGGAGATTAATAGAGCCGCATTATAGATTGCCGCTTCTGAGTTGGTTTCCGCAATCGATTTCCGATTTCTACGTTCGAATCTCCGGCAAAGGGGAATTTTACGACTGTCGTCCCTTATCTAGATCGAAGGCTGTTGCACTTCTTTCCAGGTCCGGCTTTCTAGCAAAGGAAGTAACTCTAACGGCAATCTCCGTCTATGCGGAAGTGGAGGCGAACCATCCATTGTCGAAATTTGCGGCATCGCTGCCCGTTTGGTGTTACTTTCCGATAAAAGCGTGGATCTCTACCCTAATCTTCGTGTGCAGAAAGGGACTTAAATGA
- the purE gene encoding 5-(carboxyamino)imidazole ribonucleotide mutase, which produces MQTKVAVIMGSSSDWETMKEAVQILKEFGIESKAEIVSAHRSPEKMVEFAKSARSQGYEIIIAGAGGAAHLPGMVASLTTLPVLGVPVQSKSLSGMDSLLSIVQMPGGVPVGTLAIGTAGAKNAGLLAVRILSLKDEGLVSKLEAYRDRIREEALSKNKDLI; this is translated from the coding sequence GTGCAAACGAAAGTAGCGGTCATTATGGGAAGCAGCTCCGATTGGGAAACCATGAAGGAAGCAGTGCAGATTCTTAAGGAATTCGGAATAGAATCCAAGGCGGAGATCGTATCCGCGCATAGATCTCCCGAAAAAATGGTCGAATTTGCGAAATCGGCCAGATCCCAAGGATATGAAATCATTATCGCCGGAGCAGGTGGAGCCGCCCATCTTCCCGGAATGGTCGCATCTCTGACCACTCTACCCGTATTGGGAGTGCCCGTCCAAAGCAAATCCCTGTCGGGAATGGATAGCCTTCTATCCATCGTTCAAATGCCGGGAGGAGTTCCCGTAGGAACTCTTGCCATAGGAACGGCAGGCGCAAAGAATGCGGGACTACTCGCAGTCAGAATACTTTCCCTGAAGGACGAGGGCCTCGTTTCCAAATTGGAAGCATATAGGGACAGGATCAGAGAAGAAGCCTTATCTAAAAACAAAGATCTAATATGA
- a CDS encoding FtsW/RodA/SpoVE family cell cycle protein: MKALGRRIRDFWESKNYPFDLPLISAIFFLLLFGICVMYSSSSITAWRDFEDSEYFLKKQLIWASIGLVVFLIFANFPYGKLERFALAGIIISILLLILVFIPGIGKSVGTYYGRNFHRWIGIGPYQLQPSEIAKLAVVIYLSALVTKLKSKENREPKKFIVPGVILLSVLVLILAEPAFGTTMEILFVVLGFVFLFGFPIRNLLLVGLVSLPLAYLLVSQVGYRRKRMEVWLDPYRFRYDEGHQLVTSFRAFLDGGWFGNKLASGYAHRYLTYSHTDFVLATFVEDFGFVGFLFFFVLVLLLLSRAYFLLKKVQDPFGFYLGAGLLFITGTQFVINSYVVTGLFPITGISLPFMSYGGSSLLVVLASFGILVNITRKENIGV, encoded by the coding sequence ATGAAGGCCCTCGGTAGAAGGATAAGGGATTTTTGGGAATCTAAGAACTATCCGTTCGATTTACCCCTCATATCCGCGATTTTCTTTCTACTGTTATTCGGGATTTGCGTGATGTATTCCAGTTCCTCCATTACCGCATGGAGGGACTTCGAGGACTCTGAATACTTCCTAAAGAAGCAATTGATTTGGGCCTCCATAGGCCTTGTAGTATTTCTTATTTTTGCCAACTTTCCTTACGGAAAATTGGAAAGATTCGCGTTAGCCGGAATCATCATCAGTATTCTACTTCTGATTTTGGTCTTTATTCCCGGAATCGGAAAGTCAGTGGGGACGTATTACGGTAGGAACTTTCATCGTTGGATCGGTATCGGCCCTTATCAATTACAACCATCCGAGATCGCCAAATTGGCGGTCGTAATTTATCTTTCCGCGTTAGTCACTAAGCTTAAATCCAAGGAAAATCGGGAGCCGAAGAAATTCATCGTTCCCGGAGTGATCTTACTCTCCGTTCTCGTTTTGATTCTGGCGGAGCCCGCTTTCGGAACCACTATGGAGATTCTTTTCGTAGTCCTTGGTTTCGTCTTTCTATTCGGCTTTCCGATTCGCAATCTTCTCCTCGTAGGATTGGTATCCTTGCCTCTCGCTTATCTATTGGTCAGCCAGGTCGGCTATAGAAGGAAAAGGATGGAGGTTTGGTTGGATCCTTATCGGTTTCGTTACGATGAGGGACACCAATTGGTCACCTCTTTTCGAGCCTTTCTGGACGGCGGATGGTTCGGAAATAAATTAGCTAGCGGTTACGCTCACAGATATCTCACCTATAGCCACACGGACTTCGTTCTTGCTACGTTCGTGGAGGATTTCGGATTCGTGGGGTTTCTATTCTTCTTCGTTTTGGTCCTACTTTTATTATCTAGAGCCTATTTCTTACTCAAGAAGGTCCAGGATCCTTTCGGTTTCTATTTGGGGGCGGGGCTTCTCTTTATCACCGGGACTCAGTTCGTAATCAATAGCTATGTAGTGACCGGTTTGTTTCCGATTACCGGGATCAGTCTACCTTTCATGAGTTACGGAGGGTCCTCCTTACTCGTGGTCTTGGCCTCATTTGGAATTCTTGTCAATATAACGAGAAAAGAAAATATAGGCGTATGA
- the murC gene encoding UDP-N-acetylmuramate--L-alanine ligase has product MNSEFSKPFFLGIGGSGMSSLAHILLDAGFSVSGYDGKESQAVRELRDKGARIYSSLSEIPKDESYDAAVYSSAIRLDSHPIAGFFRDKGVRFFHRSDVLHSCFSELKCVSVAGSHGKTSTTAMTAFILEELGFSPSVMVGGGVAFLDGIGGRFGKGNVAVFESDESDGTFLSHRAPVRILTNIDEDHLDFYHTRERLLEAFARYISLTTERIVLDLDDPGICECLERVEDKSKIIGFTETREAGAGSQKKETFGKVDITNVVRYRIESRRLFFEMGDREYFLTSRFPGRHYLTNSLAAVLTAATLGADPAAAAEAVSRYTGVRRRLEFLGSNDGVDVYDDYGHHPTEVKAVLSSIRELSQGTGRAVILFQPHRYTRTKNLFREFASSLDYGEVVLLLPIYSAGEDPIPGVDSGLIAEEMKKRPISLSGNLSSDLKIMQEIISKGDVLVSLGAGNVRDWALEYLKA; this is encoded by the coding sequence ATGAATTCCGAATTTTCTAAACCTTTCTTTCTGGGCATCGGAGGCTCCGGGATGTCCAGCCTTGCCCATATCCTTTTGGATGCAGGATTTTCCGTTTCCGGTTACGACGGAAAGGAAAGCCAAGCCGTTCGGGAGCTTCGGGACAAAGGAGCAAGAATCTACTCCTCGCTTTCCGAAATTCCGAAGGACGAATCCTACGACGCTGCGGTTTATTCTTCCGCTATTCGATTGGATTCTCACCCTATTGCGGGTTTCTTTCGGGACAAGGGAGTCCGATTCTTTCACCGCTCGGACGTTTTGCATTCCTGTTTTTCGGAACTCAAATGCGTTTCCGTCGCAGGTTCTCACGGAAAGACGAGTACTACGGCAATGACCGCTTTTATCTTGGAAGAATTGGGATTTTCTCCCTCCGTCATGGTCGGAGGGGGAGTCGCTTTTTTGGACGGAATCGGTGGAAGATTCGGGAAGGGAAATGTCGCAGTATTCGAGTCGGACGAATCCGACGGGACATTCTTATCGCATCGTGCGCCGGTTCGAATTCTCACGAATATAGACGAGGATCATCTCGATTTTTATCATACGAGGGAGCGATTATTGGAAGCTTTCGCTCGGTATATTTCCTTAACCACGGAGAGAATCGTCTTGGATTTGGACGATCCAGGGATTTGCGAATGCTTGGAAAGAGTCGAGGATAAGAGCAAAATTATAGGATTTACGGAGACCCGGGAGGCGGGCGCAGGTTCCCAAAAAAAAGAAACATTCGGAAAAGTTGATATTACTAACGTCGTTAGATACCGAATCGAATCCAGGCGATTATTTTTCGAAATGGGAGATCGGGAATACTTTTTAACTTCCCGTTTTCCAGGAAGACATTACCTTACGAACTCTCTCGCAGCGGTGCTTACGGCCGCGACTTTGGGAGCGGACCCCGCTGCGGCTGCGGAAGCCGTTTCTCGTTATACGGGCGTTAGGCGAAGGCTGGAATTTTTAGGAAGCAACGATGGAGTGGACGTTTACGACGATTACGGACATCATCCGACGGAGGTGAAGGCGGTTTTATCTTCTATCCGGGAACTTTCACAAGGGACGGGGAGAGCGGTGATCCTTTTCCAACCTCATAGATACACAAGGACTAAGAATTTATTCCGGGAATTTGCATCTAGTCTCGATTACGGCGAGGTCGTTCTTCTTTTGCCTATTTATTCAGCAGGAGAGGACCCGATTCCGGGGGTTGATTCCGGTTTAATCGCGGAAGAAATGAAGAAAAGACCGATTTCTCTCTCCGGAAACCTGTCCTCGGATTTGAAGATTATGCAAGAAATTATTTCCAAAGGCGACGTTTTGGTGAGCCTCGGCGCTGGAAACGTAAGAGACTGGGCCTTGGAATATTTGAAGGCCTGA
- a CDS encoding glycosyltransferase family 2 protein — translation MKLVINIPCYNEEKTLPAVLAEIPKKIPGIKTIEVQIVDDGSSDDTAKIASKFGCKVLVHKRNLGLGRAFKTGMEEALSSGADIFVNTDADNQYPSSCIPELIAPILADTSDIVIGNRVPWKVNYFSPLKKILQWFGNLIVRTLIGTDVPDTISGFRAYSRESLLRLNVTTKFSYVLDTMVQAIRMDLTVSSILIRTNPPTRESRLFKNMFQHIWKSGLSLIRLLVIHRPFHFFSFFSTLTFLPGVLIAFRFLIFYFNGEGKGHIQSLLFAVILIVLSGLFLISGVLAFLTGMNRKILEEILYHEKKMEFEKKR, via the coding sequence ATGAAGTTAGTGATCAACATCCCCTGCTATAACGAGGAAAAAACTCTTCCTGCCGTGCTTGCGGAAATTCCGAAAAAAATTCCTGGAATCAAGACGATCGAGGTGCAGATCGTAGACGACGGCTCAAGCGATGATACCGCAAAGATTGCTTCCAAATTCGGATGCAAGGTTTTGGTCCACAAAAGAAATTTAGGTTTAGGTCGGGCATTTAAGACCGGAATGGAAGAGGCGCTTTCCTCCGGCGCGGATATTTTCGTTAATACGGATGCGGATAATCAGTATCCATCTTCCTGTATACCGGAGTTAATCGCTCCGATTCTCGCGGATACTTCCGACATCGTGATCGGAAACAGGGTCCCGTGGAAGGTGAATTACTTTTCTCCCTTGAAAAAGATTTTGCAATGGTTCGGCAATCTGATCGTTAGAACTCTGATAGGAACGGATGTGCCGGATACGATTTCCGGCTTCAGAGCCTATTCCAGAGAGAGTCTATTGAGACTGAACGTTACCACTAAATTTTCCTACGTTCTGGATACTATGGTTCAAGCGATCCGGATGGATCTAACGGTTTCCTCCATTCTGATCCGGACAAATCCTCCTACAAGAGAGTCCCGCCTTTTTAAGAATATGTTCCAACATATATGGAAATCGGGATTATCTTTGATTCGATTATTGGTCATTCATAGACCGTTTCATTTTTTTAGTTTTTTCTCGACTCTGACTTTTTTGCCGGGCGTCCTGATTGCTTTCCGGTTTCTGATTTTTTATTTCAACGGGGAAGGAAAGGGGCATATACAATCCCTTCTATTTGCGGTGATTTTGATCGTCCTTTCTGGATTATTTTTGATTTCCGGAGTTCTGGCTTTCTTAACCGGAATGAATCGGAAAATTTTAGAAGAAATTCTATATCACGAAAAGAAGATGGAGTTCGAGAAAAAAAGGTGA
- a CDS encoding 5-(carboxyamino)imidazole ribonucleotide synthase: protein MKKILLPPSRLGVMGSGQLGRMFAQEAIRMGYNVSVYSPERNTPASQVGANEVVASYEDDISLKNFLGSVDALTFEFENIPGGELSLISEYSKKNSLPVFPSPDCIRIAQHRIREKNTFSKLGLPTVPFYCITNKAEATAAAESSRFPAVLKTSSFGYDGKGQTKFKSREEFRAWVGSLGQEPLDLILEEWIEFDKEGSVILARDQEGKIISFSPSENKHRNHILDLTVHPGNFSASVLRDMREASIILAEGIDYIGVFGLEFFVKGDKILLNEFAPRPHNSGHFSQNAAEMSQFQLQLRALTGLPFPEKIRTSPSSMKNILGQDYRPGSELWKKYLSDPRYSLHLYGKSDPRQDRKMGHWNFVGENPDKAFS, encoded by the coding sequence ATGAAGAAAATATTACTTCCTCCTTCCCGATTAGGAGTTATGGGTTCGGGCCAACTGGGAAGAATGTTCGCTCAGGAAGCGATACGCATGGGTTATAACGTATCCGTCTATTCTCCCGAAAGAAATACGCCTGCCTCTCAGGTAGGTGCGAACGAGGTCGTTGCCTCTTACGAAGACGACATTTCCCTCAAAAACTTTCTCGGATCCGTCGACGCTCTTACATTCGAATTTGAGAATATACCCGGAGGAGAATTGAGTCTTATTTCGGAATATTCCAAGAAGAATTCTTTGCCTGTATTTCCCAGCCCGGATTGCATCAGAATCGCTCAACATAGGATCCGAGAAAAGAATACGTTCTCGAAACTAGGCCTTCCTACCGTTCCATTTTACTGTATAACCAACAAAGCGGAAGCGACCGCCGCAGCCGAATCCTCACGCTTTCCCGCGGTACTCAAGACATCTTCCTTCGGTTACGACGGAAAAGGTCAGACTAAATTCAAGTCCAGGGAAGAATTTCGAGCTTGGGTTGGTTCTCTAGGACAGGAGCCCTTGGATCTGATTCTGGAAGAATGGATAGAATTCGATAAGGAAGGATCCGTTATTCTCGCTCGCGACCAAGAAGGCAAAATCATATCCTTCTCTCCTTCCGAGAATAAGCATAGGAATCATATCTTGGATTTGACCGTGCATCCCGGAAATTTTTCGGCAAGCGTTCTCCGGGACATGAGAGAAGCGTCCATCATACTTGCCGAAGGTATAGACTATATAGGGGTCTTCGGTTTGGAATTCTTCGTCAAGGGAGACAAGATACTCTTAAACGAATTCGCACCCCGCCCGCATAATTCCGGGCATTTCAGCCAGAATGCGGCGGAGATGTCCCAATTCCAATTGCAACTGAGAGCCTTGACCGGCTTACCTTTTCCCGAAAAGATCCGCACGAGTCCGTCTTCTATGAAGAATATACTCGGCCAAGATTACCGACCCGGCTCCGAATTATGGAAAAAATACCTCTCCGATCCTAGATATTCCCTGCATCTATACGGGAAATCCGATCCGAGACAGGATAGAAAAATGGGACATTGGAATTTCGTGGGGGAGAATCCGGATAAGGCGTTCTCTTAA
- a CDS encoding UDP-N-acetylglucosamine--N-acetylmuramyl-(pentapeptide) pyrophosphoryl-undecaprenol N-acetylglucosamine transferase — MKSVLIAAGGTGGHISPGVALAENLVGRLDSLGVDKVVLHSLIRNKDNPDLKQAPCEVVWHNIPPLSGNLILLPFRYVFQLIRSWMSFSRLNVDAVIGMGGYSSVPAILYAVFFRKKLYLCEQNCIPGKVNRIFFKFADKVAFSFPPKDPKVSAQWEILGNPLRSKTVPKLALKFSDKWDPKKKKQFNVLVMGGSQGARQINNMVVNLMKHEVIQERFRFRMLTGTALYDEVSKKTKDADLISYSDNMAEHYEWANLVIARSGSGVLSECAAYALPMVLIPFPFAKDDHQTANAKYMEANGAAATLEQRDEDESKLFRILSDFAEKPEILNEMSIKSLECSHVEAARDTIGFFFESQA, encoded by the coding sequence ATGAAATCCGTTTTAATCGCAGCGGGAGGGACCGGAGGGCATATCTCCCCGGGAGTGGCCCTCGCGGAGAATCTTGTAGGAAGATTGGACTCTTTGGGCGTAGATAAGGTAGTCCTGCATTCGCTGATCCGAAATAAGGATAATCCGGATTTAAAGCAGGCTCCCTGCGAAGTGGTTTGGCATAATATCCCGCCTTTATCCGGGAACCTTATTTTATTACCTTTTCGTTATGTATTTCAGCTGATACGCTCCTGGATGTCATTTTCGAGATTGAACGTGGATGCGGTGATCGGAATGGGAGGATACTCCAGCGTGCCCGCGATCCTCTACGCCGTATTCTTCCGGAAGAAACTATATCTTTGCGAGCAGAATTGCATTCCGGGAAAGGTGAATCGGATCTTTTTTAAGTTCGCCGATAAGGTGGCTTTCAGCTTTCCTCCCAAGGACCCGAAAGTTTCCGCCCAATGGGAGATATTGGGAAATCCGCTTAGAAGTAAAACGGTTCCTAAGCTTGCGTTGAAATTCAGCGATAAATGGGATCCCAAAAAGAAAAAACAATTTAACGTTTTGGTTATGGGAGGCTCCCAGGGAGCGCGCCAGATCAATAATATGGTCGTGAATCTCATGAAACACGAGGTGATACAGGAAAGATTCCGCTTTAGGATGCTTACCGGGACTGCCTTATATGACGAGGTTTCGAAAAAGACCAAGGACGCGGACCTGATCTCCTATTCGGACAATATGGCCGAGCATTACGAATGGGCGAATCTAGTGATAGCGCGTTCCGGTTCCGGAGTGCTTTCCGAATGCGCTGCCTACGCTCTTCCGATGGTTCTGATCCCTTTCCCATTCGCCAAGGACGACCATCAAACGGCCAATGCCAAATATATGGAAGCGAACGGAGCCGCCGCAACCCTAGAGCAGAGGGACGAGGACGAGAGTAAACTCTTCCGTATTCTGAGCGATTTTGCGGAAAAGCCGGAGATTCTAAACGAAATGTCCATTAAATCTTTGGAATGTTCCCACGTGGAAGCCGCACGCGATACGATCGGTTTCTTTTTCGAGAGCCAGGCCTAA
- a CDS encoding UDP-N-acetylmuramoyl-tripeptide--D-alanyl-D-alanine ligase — MKAAFEYDPETIRKVLGVPSDFSFRKEDPIRSITTVSGLAEPGSIFVPLRGNRDGHEFIKDALNRGASYFLAERNHPIVESLPESDRVKAIPVKDTLLALGKLAGFHRSRFRPTIIAVTGSSGKTTTKEILGSCLSPLANNLVVTEKNYNNEIGVPFTLFRIGPQTRFVVCEMGMNHKGEIARLTEMARPDYSLITTVGTAHIELLGSQKEIAKAKAEILDGMEKPGILFYPETGDYKNLLRRRSNKQGVRFKTVPMERRIEILKKNPSGFSISYLGEILEWNLPGTKLLENLALCVSLLEEIGTPTDWIQNGIRNFKTLDKRLDFQDGNYKILNDTYNANRESMFSSLEACSQLSGEKGFYAVLGDLKEVGKFAKKFHYEIGSFAGSIPNCMGIYLFGSSSQSTLAGFQKKAGKTRPAHWFPGDEEGLKQLLETVKNEVPKGSYILAKASRGMRLERVVEGLNSSLRTDV, encoded by the coding sequence ATGAAGGCAGCTTTCGAATACGATCCGGAAACGATACGCAAGGTTTTAGGAGTGCCTTCCGACTTTTCCTTTCGCAAAGAAGATCCTATCCGCAGTATTACCACAGTATCCGGATTAGCCGAGCCTGGGTCGATCTTCGTTCCCTTGCGGGGCAATCGAGACGGACACGAATTCATAAAAGACGCGTTAAACAGAGGAGCATCCTATTTTCTTGCGGAAAGAAACCATCCTATAGTGGAAAGCCTTCCGGAATCGGACCGAGTCAAGGCGATCCCAGTAAAGGATACATTACTCGCTCTAGGAAAATTAGCCGGCTTCCATCGTTCCAGATTCCGCCCAACCATCATCGCAGTCACCGGTTCCAGCGGTAAAACCACTACTAAGGAAATTCTAGGCTCCTGCCTTTCTCCTTTGGCGAACAATCTGGTAGTAACGGAAAAAAATTATAATAACGAGATCGGAGTTCCTTTCACTCTATTTAGAATAGGCCCCCAAACCCGTTTCGTAGTTTGTGAGATGGGAATGAACCATAAAGGAGAGATTGCCAGACTCACCGAAATGGCAAGGCCCGACTATTCTCTCATCACTACTGTAGGGACCGCTCATATAGAATTATTGGGCTCCCAAAAGGAAATCGCCAAGGCCAAGGCCGAGATTCTAGACGGAATGGAAAAACCGGGGATCCTATTCTATCCTGAAACCGGAGATTATAAGAATCTACTTCGTAGGAGGTCCAACAAACAGGGAGTTCGATTCAAAACCGTTCCGATGGAGAGAAGGATCGAAATTCTTAAAAAAAATCCGTCGGGATTTTCCATCTCCTATTTAGGCGAGATCCTAGAATGGAATCTTCCGGGCACCAAGCTTTTGGAAAATTTAGCGTTATGCGTTTCCTTACTCGAAGAAATTGGAACTCCTACGGATTGGATCCAAAACGGAATCCGAAATTTCAAGACTCTGGACAAGAGATTGGATTTCCAAGACGGGAATTACAAAATTCTAAACGATACTTATAACGCGAACAGAGAGTCCATGTTCTCGTCTTTGGAAGCTTGCTCCCAACTTTCAGGAGAGAAAGGTTTCTACGCCGTCTTGGGAGATCTGAAAGAGGTAGGCAAATTCGCGAAGAAGTTCCATTACGAGATAGGAAGTTTCGCCGGTTCTATCCCTAATTGTATGGGAATTTATTTATTCGGCTCCTCTTCTCAATCCACTCTGGCCGGATTCCAAAAAAAGGCGGGCAAGACGCGACCTGCTCATTGGTTTCCCGGAGACGAGGAAGGGCTAAAACAATTATTGGAAACCGTAAAGAATGAAGTCCCGAAAGGTTCCTACATACTAGCTAAAGCTTCCAGAGGAATGAGATTGGAAAGGGTCGTCGAAGGCCTGAATTCTTCTCTCCGCACCGACGTTTAG
- a CDS encoding lysylphosphatidylglycerol synthase domain-containing protein — MSLGRIKRIVTILFVSISLFFFIFYLAKHYENLPHISWNLKSSAGIATSLLLYLCNMLIAGFAWFILLKSYGQKISPGKAIYIVAFSQFGKYLPGNVGQHIGKLTLSKGEEFPLSKTIQAIIVETALLVVAGASISAIGLLFYDFHIISKSNLLLIEFALLFLIALIAPKIVFHLINKYCKGLLTKYTGGEKLNLPNTKNLIILILLDLTTFLNLGLILNILSRTVFEFPENNFFFLTTTFAWSWILGYLAPGAPAGLGVREAIVLASLSTRFEPGIAIGLGILLRFITTIGDGIAFGIASLFRKNKPE, encoded by the coding sequence ATGAGCCTTGGCAGAATAAAACGGATAGTCACAATTCTTTTCGTTTCTATTTCCTTATTCTTCTTCATCTTCTATCTGGCTAAACATTATGAAAATCTACCTCATATTTCCTGGAACCTAAAATCCTCCGCCGGCATTGCGACATCCTTACTTCTATATTTATGTAATATGCTAATAGCGGGATTCGCTTGGTTTATTCTGCTTAAATCTTACGGGCAAAAGATATCTCCCGGAAAAGCGATCTATATCGTTGCATTCTCCCAATTCGGCAAATATCTTCCGGGCAATGTCGGACAACATATAGGTAAGCTAACGTTATCCAAAGGGGAAGAATTTCCTTTATCCAAAACGATACAGGCGATCATTGTTGAAACTGCGCTATTGGTCGTTGCAGGAGCATCGATAAGCGCGATCGGACTTCTCTTTTACGATTTCCATATCATCTCGAAATCGAATCTTTTACTCATAGAGTTCGCCTTACTCTTTTTGATCGCTCTTATTGCACCCAAAATCGTATTCCATCTAATCAACAAGTATTGCAAAGGGCTTCTTACGAAATATACCGGAGGGGAAAAATTAAATTTACCTAATACAAAAAATCTCATAATACTTATCTTACTCGATCTTACAACTTTTCTAAATCTGGGACTCATTCTAAATATTCTTTCCAGAACGGTTTTCGAATTTCCGGAAAACAATTTCTTCTTTTTGACGACTACGTTCGCTTGGTCCTGGATTTTAGGCTATTTGGCCCCCGGAGCGCCGGCAGGTTTAGGAGTAAGAGAAGCGATCGTATTAGCAAGCTTATCGACTCGCTTTGAACCCGGAATCGCGATCGGGCTAGGCATTTTACTCAGATTCATCACCACGATCGGAGACGGAATCGCGTTCGGAATCGCGTCTCTTTTCCGAAAAAACAAACCCGAATAA